A stretch of DNA from Roseovarius sp. W115:
GTCCGCAGAGTCTATGACGCTTATCTCATCTGCAGATGACACTGGCAGCCTATTGGCCGGAGACAGTTTGCCCTCTCTGCAAGGTAGTCCCGAAGACCCAGTTGATCGATTGCGTTTGATGATCGGTGAACGGCAAGACGAGACTGTAGAAATCCTTCGGAGTTGGCTGGAAGGCGAGGAGGAACGCGCGTGATGTCCTTGTCAGGCTTGCTTGAAGACTTCGGCACTATTGCGAATGGGCGCATGCTGGAGATATCCGATGTCTCACTGGAAGAAGAAAAACTCGCTGCCTTCGAGAAAGGGTACCAGGCGGGTTGGGAAGACTGCAATGCCGCCAGCAACGAGGCACGTGGGTCTCATTCAGCTGACCTAATTGACGCTTTGCGGGACATTTCGTGCGGTCTCAAGGAAAGTCAGTGCGATGTTTTATTTCAAGTGAAACCGCTTCTAGATCAAATCGTTAGCACATTACTTCCCAAAATTGCGCAAAAGACGCTTGGCCCAAAGATCAATGAAGTCGTGCATGAAATGCTTGAAGCACATGGACATCAACAAATTCAAATTCACTGTGCCACCGAGCATGTGAATGAGCTGAAAAACACTTTGTATGAATGCGAAGGCATGCCCATTTCCATCGCCGAGGACCCCCAGCTCAAAATCGGGCAGGTGCATGTCAAATTTGGTGGTCTAGAGGAACAAGCGATTGACTTCACTTCCGTGATTGATGGGATCACAGAAGTTATCGACACATTCTTCAAAGCCAACACCCCAGACATTGAGACAAAGGATGTTGCCTGATGGCGGATGACCTAGATGTTCCCGAACGCAATGAGACAGAAACGCGAAATCCATTTTCCGCCGTACCGATCGAAATCACAATTTCTGTTGGTAAGGCGCGACCTCTGATCCGTGACTTACTCAAAATGGGAAAAAACGCCGTATTGCCTTTGGACAAGCGGGTCGACGATGCCGTCGAACTGTATGTCGGAGAACGTCTGATTGCCCGTGGTGAATTGGAAGAAATGCAAGGCGAAAACCTGGGTCGGCTATCTGTCCGCCTTACAGAGGTCGCAGATCTTCAAGACGGTTTGGGATGACATTCTCTCACCGCGCTAGCCTTCTGGCGCTCGTCTTTCTAGTCGCATCCTACGTGACGCCTGCATTTGGACAGGAGTTGTCAGTTTCCCTCGGCGAAGGGGAATCGATCTCTGCAAGAGCGATACAGATCCTTGTTCTTGTCACAGTCCTTAGCCTTGCCCCTGGTTTGGCCATTATGATCACATGTTTCCCGTTTATGGTGACTGTGCTCGCGATTTTAAGACAGGGTATTGGACTTCAACAATCTCCGCCAAACATGCTCCTGATCAGTCTTGCCTTGTTTCTCACATATTTTGTAATGGAACCCGTTTTCAACGAAGCTTGGTCTGCGGGCATAGTGCCTCTTTTACAGGAAGAGATATCGACCGAAGAAGGTGTTCGGCTGGCACTTGATCCTTTTCGTGCATTTATGTCGTCACGGATTGATCAGGATACGTACTTAGCCATGGCCTCATTGAGACCGGAGTTCCAGGATGTTCCGGATACCTCTTCCGCACCTTTGTCCTTACTAATCCCAAGCTTTATGCTCTCGGAAATCTCCCGTGCCTTTCAGGTTGGCTTCCTGCTATTTCTCCCATTCCTGATCATTGACCTTGTCGTTGCAGCGGTTTTGATGTCCATGGGCATGATGATGGTCCCACCTGCTATTGTCTCGCTTCCATTCAAGCTGGCGTTCTTTGTGATTGCAGATGGATGGACTTTGGTCGCAGATGGCCTTGTACGCGGATACTTTTAGCGGACAAATCTGATTGCATTCCAACAAGCTAACTCCACTGGTTCATCAGAATAACAAGGACAACTGATTTTGCAGATGGTGAGGTCAGTTTGCCTTTACATGTCAGCGCACAACGAACTCAGCATGTAAAGCCCCAGCAGCTTTGATACTTTTCAGGATGTCGATCATATCTCTGGGCGAAACACCCAGAGCGTTTAATCCGGCGATCACTTCCGAGAGGGATGTGCCTGGGCGCACCTCTGCAAGCCCAATTCCAGGTTCTTCTTCAATCTCCGCAGTTGTGCGGGGAACAACTACGGTTTCACCTTGAGAAAAAGGGTTTGGTTGAACCACCAAAGGGGATTCCTCAACGCGAAGTGTCAGGTTTCCCTGAGACACTGCGACCCGAGAAATCCTTACATCTTCTCCCATCACTATGGTTCCCGACCTTTGGTCGACAACAACGCGGGCTCGACGCTCTGGCTCAACAAGAAGGTTTTCGATCCTGCTCAGTGCATGCGCAGTTGATCGCGCATTGGTTGCGTCCACATCAATTTTGACAGTGCCTGGATCAAGCATCAAAGCAACAGGCCGCCCAAATTCGGCATTGATGCTCGCTTCAATGCGGCTCGCTGTTGTGAAGTCAGGCTCGCGCAGAGCAAGCCTCATGGTGTTCAGCGCCGAGAGTTCGAAATCGATTTCCCGTTCAATGCGCGCGCCCGATGGAATAACACCCGCGGTTGGAACGCCTTGCACCACAGCGCCAGCTTCACCTTCTGCGGCGCTGCCTCCGGCAATCACCGTACCTTGGGCAACCGCATAGATTTGACCATCAGCCGCATTTAGCGGTGTCATGACCAGCGTTCCTCCCAAAAGGCTCTTGGCATCGCCAATGGCCGATACCGTCACATCGATCTGAGAGCCAGACCGCGAAAATGGCGGAATGCTGGCGGTGACAAACACTGCCGCCACGTTTTTTGGGCGGAACTGCTCGCCCGTGATGTTGACGCCCAGCCGTTCAAGAATGTTTGACATGATCTCTTCGGTGAAAGGCGCGTTTCTGATGCCGTCGCCAGAGCCGTTTAATCCAACAACAAGCCCATATCCGATCAGATCGTTCCCACGCACACCGTCAAACTCGACAAGATCTTTAAGCCTGATTGGACTGGCCGCAACATCTGCATTCAATACAAACGCGCACCAAAGCAGAGAGACCAGTGTCAAGAATTTAAAAAGCGTTTTCATGAAAGGAAATTCACAAGGCTAAGACGGAAAGACCGCGAAGTGATTGTGTAAAGCGTCTCAAGCTGGTTTTGCGTGGCCTCAAGATCCGTCGCCGTTTGAAACGGGTCGACGCCCAAAAGCGCATCGCGCCCCAGGTCTACTGCTTGTATTTCCGTTGCGGTACGGGTAGCCGCAGCATCAATACGTTGTTCAGCATATCCTAGTTCAGCCCGCAAACCAGTAATCTGACTTTGGTTCGACAGCGTAAGCTCCGCTAAGTTTTCCGCCAAACGCCTTTGTTCCGCAACATCCAAAGACCCTGACAAATCGCCCAGCATTGCGGACAGAGCGACAGCCTTCAGCGTGGTTCTGAAAACAGGATCATCGGCGCGCACGTCAAGTAGAACAGAATCTCCCGAGCCCAATGACACAGGCGACAGGTTTTCCGTCGCACCCAAATAGATATCTGTCTCAAATCCACCACCGGGCGCATCAAAATAGTTATCTGCTGCGGCCAGAACATCAGCAGCTGTAGTTTCTCCTGCAATTGTTGCCGCAAGACCACTGAGTATCCCATCTATGTTTTCTATTGGCGAGATGTCGACCGTTGTCCCTGAAAACAAGGAACGGCCAGAATAACGTGTGTTCAATGATGAAATCACACTTTCGAGCGTGGCTTTCGCTTCACCGGACAATGCATCGACATTAACGGCCGAAATTGAAACTGATGCGACCGCGAGATCATCGGCAAGACTGCTTGTTTGGGCTTGTATGTTCTTTAGCGCGATCTGAATCACGCTGGCCTGTGACTGCAATTCAGCAACGACGACGGACTGGCTTTTGAGGATTTTACTCTCGTGTTCGAGATCCGACAACGGTGCCAAACGTCCGGAAAGATGAGCCGCGACGTCTGTCGTACGGCCGCTTGAGAGCTCCTGGGTCAAACGCTCCAAATTTTGCTTCAGAAACGTGTTTTGGCGACGCAGCACAAAGTTTCTGCTCAGATCACCTAATGTGAAATCAACCACGACTATATCCTCAGCAATGTATCAAGAAGGTCTTCGACGGTCTGGATCATGCGCGCATTTGCGCCATAGGCCTGTTCAACGAGAAGAAGACGTTGCAACTCGGCATCAGAGTCTACTCCATTCTGAAGTTCCAATTCGACCAGGCTGGTTTGCTGAGCTGTGGCAAAACTTAGATTTTCTTCAAAAGTTAAACGCTGATGCGAAACCTTTGAGGCCAGAGACGCAATATGTCCGTCAAATGAACGCTGCGTTGCACCTAACCCACCAGATGCCATTGCGTTGGTTCCATTCAGTGCATCCTTAAACGCGTTCAGCAGCACGCCATTTCCCGTTGGTCCCGCAGCCAAAGCACCCAGCCCGTCACGGAGATGTCTCAGGTCTCCGCCTTTGTCCGGAACCACGATGTGATTGACAGAAATTCGACCTGCCAATCCCAGTTCATTGGATGACGTAAAAAAGGTGCCGCCATCTGTAAACAAACCTGGGTCTGTGGCCGCAGTCGTCGGATCCAAACCAGGGTTTTGAAAGCGCTCGACAAGATTACGAGCAATTGCGTCGATTTCCGACTGTGCTGTGACCGACAGAGAATCCCGGACTTCAAAAAGAGCAGCGAGTCGACCCCCTGAGATTGGGCTTCGATCACCCGAGGCTGCGACCGGAACGTCATTTATCTCCAACCCGGATATCAAGCCGTTCTCGACAGTCATATGCGGCTCGATCAGGTTTGAAGAAGTAAAAGAAAAACTTGCTGGTTTTCCATCAACCAACACAGCACCACCTGGTGTGTAGATAGCCACAGTCCCATTAGTTCTTGGGGTCAAGCGGACCGGCACATATTCCGCTAAGGTGTCGATTGCACTTTGCCGCTCATCTTGCAGGGATGCGTTTGGATGTCCCGCGTTATTGGCGTTCGCAATTTGCGCGTTCAAGCGTTGAATCTGTTCTAGCTTTGTGTTGATGGCACCAACTGCCTGAGCGATCTTCTCATCAGCACGAACGCGTTCTGTTTGAATGTGGTCCGATATCGCGTTCAGTTTTTCGCCAAGTTGATCGGCGCGCAGGGCCACTTCCGATAGACGAATATCGTCCTCAGGCGTAGCGCTTGCGGCAATAAAAGCAGCCTCTAGTCTGGCGAACCGGTCACTCAACGATCCTGTTTTACCGGGTATTCCGATTTCTGCTTCCAGACCTGTCGCAAAATCAGCAAGCGGCGTGTTGTATGCCATTGCGCTATCGGCAAGACGTCTTTCGCCCAGAAGAACGGCATCGACATTGCGTGTGACGGACCCGATTGACACGCCGCCGCCATGTCCATCGCTGCGTGTTGTAAGCTCAATACCTCGTGGTGCGTAACCTTCTGTGAGGACGTTGGCTAAGTTGTTTGACACAACCCCGGCAGATCGCGAACTTGCCGCGAGTCCTGACAATGCGTTGGACAGGGCAGATGAAATGCTCATCCCATCACCTCCGGTTTAATGCGAGCTTCACTCACGGGATCAACGCTTAATGTTCGTTGTTTCTTGCAGCATCTCATCCACAGTCTGAATGACCTTGGCATTGGATGAATACGCGCGCTGCGTCTGAATCATATCGGTGAGCTCACCGGCCACGTCCGTCGCGGACTCTTCTCTGGCAAAGGACACCACATCACCGGTCGGACCATCGCCAGCATCCCATAGGAAAAACGATCCGCTATCCGGAGAGGGCAGATATGTCTGCTGATCCATCGCGACCATCCCGTTGGGATTTGGCAAGTCGACCAAAGGCACTTGGTAGATGATCCGTGTGATCCCTGTGTCGAATGAAGCGTGCACAAATCCGTTTTCATCAACCTCGGCTGCAATCATATTGCCGACTGGTGATCCATCTTTGGATATTGAGAGGGGCGCGAAGCTATCTGACAACTGTGTAAGACCATTTGATGCGCCTAAGTTGCCGATGTTGATTTCCATCGGGCCACCATCGACATTCACAAGAATCGTGCCATCAGTTGCATTGTACGTGCCCCCGGACGTGGTCGCGACATTCTGTAGCGTTCCACCGGACGTTCGGGAGTCATCGAATGTTAGAACGTATTCTCCAACAACCGCTCCGGCCTGCGCTGAGTCTGTCAGCGTCATGGTCCATTGGTTGCTAGAGCCTGTAGCCGGTATCGTTGGCGTGAATTGAATCAGAATATTCTCTGATTTTCCCAGGTTATCATAATACTCGATAGAGAGTTGCTGCGGATCACCAGGAGCGCTGGACTCTGTTTCGGTCGCAGGGAGATTTACGCCAAGATCAAGCCGTGTCGTTGGTTCGCCAGTCAGCTGGTTTACGTTAATCTGCACTGGCTGCAATCCATCGCTTGTGTCACGCGGGAATTCTGGAACAGTGCCATCGGGATTTGCGGGCCAGCCGAGAAGAACCAGGCCAGACTCCGTAACAAGTCGTCCATCTGCATCTGTCCGAAACGACCCCGTCGTTGTCAGGAACATCTGATGCGCGCCGTTGGCAACCTCGACCTCGCTCGAAAGCGCTACCGGCAACATGCCACGGCCCCGCACAGCCAAGTCTGTCGCGTTCGATGTCGAGACAAGCGATCCACTTTCATCAATGAGACGTTGCGTGCTCGACCGAACACCACCGGCAGAATAGCTCCCACCACTGGACGAAATGACCATGGATTGAAAATCCGCTTCGACCCTTTTGTACCCATAAGTCGCAGAGTTTGCGATATTGTCGGAAATTGCGGCGAGTCTGGTTGCATTTGCCCCAAGGCCCGCAACACTCGCGTTCAAAGCGGAAGAAATTGTCATGGATACGCCTTTCTGCTGTACCAATTACCATTTGGACGCAGGTTTAAGGCGCGAGGTTTAACAGCACGCTAACAGATAAAATTCACCCTAATTCCATCTCTGTTACGGAACATCATACGTCATCACGGGCTTCCATCGCGAAGCAAGATAACCTCGAGGCGATTATTTCGGACAGACATTTTGTTTGACGTAGTTGGTTCACGATCAGCATGTCCGGTGACACGGCTAATCCTCTCTGTGGTCAAATTGGCATCTTCCAGCAACTCGCGCACGCGGTCCGCGCGTGCAATGGATATGTCCCAAACCGGATTTTCCTTTTTCACAACTGGAGCGGCCCGGACATGGCCCTCAATAGCAACATCGTTTTCCACAAGTCGAGAAGCGGCTGCGACCAACGCAACGATCTCTTGTAGAAGCTGAGTTTCTTGATCTGTATTGCCCTCAAACAAAGGCGCATTATCGCGGTCAAAAATTTCAATTATCAGACCTTCATCGGTCACACGAGTGACAATATGTCGGCGTGTATCCTTTGACACAGTGCTTTCGCCGCTTTTGCCAGCCAGTATATCTTCAATGTTTTCCTTGGCCTGAACCAGCACATCTTGCTGACTTTCGTCGATTGTATCAGAACTTGCACCATCTTCATTCAAACCCATTTCGCCTCGTGCCTGACTTGATTCTGTTGGGCGCATCTGTGTCGCGCCGGTGCCGTTTTGGGGAAGAACAACTTCAGAGAAAACGCTCTCTCCGCCAAAGTCACCATCGCCACCACCCGACACGCGGCTGATCGGCACTGTCGGACTAAAGTAATCTGCAATACCTTTTCTCTGTTTTTCCGTTGTCGCATTCAGAAGCCACATCAAAAGAAAAAACGCCATCATGGCGGTCACGAAGTCAGCGTAAGCAACCTTCCAAGCACCCCCGTGATGCCCGTCGCCGCCGGTAACCTTTTTCCTTTTGATGATGACTGGCGCAGCGTTTTCGCCGGACCCACTCATTTCACCACCTATTTCTCACACCCACGGAAATGGTTAGCAAACGAAGATTACCGAGGGTTTAAGATATCAGATCATGGGTGCATGTCTTGCTTGTCTAAGTTACTGTAAATTTGAAGATAATTGACGGCACTATGTCTTTGGAGATTGCGTCGCCGACATATATAAGGAGGCAGCAAGGTCAGTAGGCCGAGACCAGTTCTTAGTCACGTGTGGTGTGTAGGGAGCACGTGGGGTAGAAGGAGGGTGTCGGTTTTTCCAACTGACATCCTCCTTTTTGTTTTGAGAGACTGTGACGCTTAGAACAGTGTCAGAACAAAACCGATGATGGCACAGCCAAATGTGGCATACCCGCCGTCAATTAGGATGAGGCGAAAGGGGCGACCCGCAAAGGCATTGTTGATCATGATCCATGGGCTTGCCAAAAACAGACCAATTCCCAGACCCGAAACAAACCCTTTGCCAATCGTATCGATGCTGCTCAACTCAAAAATATGCCGCATCATTCCCGCGACCAAAAGCGCGGCAACGAATGCCAGAATGTAGGGAAGCGGGTTGCCACTATTCTCCGGACGTCCATCGGGTCCTTTGGCAACACCCGCTGCGTCCATCCAGGGATTGGCCAGCGTCATGTACCAAACGGTGCCAAATGCATAGCTGGCAATAGCCGCAACAACTACGTTAACGATCTCCATCTTGTCCCTCCTTGTCGTTGTGAGAGCAAGTGTCGCTTAGTCCGGCCCCGCGCGCTAGGGTGAAATACCAGCCAGCCCGCAGACAACTTTCCATTCTTCGGCGGTTACAGGCTGCACAGACAGCCGGGAATTCTTTACAAGAACCATGTCATCCAACCTGGGATCGGCCTTGATCATCTCCAAAGTCACCGGCGCCTCAACCGGCCAGAGCGCTTTGATATCCACGCATTCCCATCTGTCATCATCTGTGGTGCTGTCCGGGTGGGCCTCGGCGATCACTTCGACAATGCCAACCACGGCCTTCTCGGTTTGGCTATGGTAAAAGAAGCCTCTGTCACCGACTTTCATCTCTCGCATGAAATTGCGCGCCTGGTAGTTGCGCACGCCGTCCCACTCTTCACCGTCATCGGCTTTGGCGACTTGCTGATCCCAGCTCCAGGTTGAGGGTTCGGATTTGAAGAGCCAATACCGCATGGGTCAGATCACCTTCTTCCAGGGGATAAGCTCAACGCTTTGGAACAATCCTGCCTTTGCATACGGATCAGATGCAGCCCAGGTTTCCGCCGCCGCCATGTCCTCGACATCAAGCACGATCAAAGACCCAATCATGTCTTCATTGGCATCCAAAAGCGGACCCGCCTGCGACACCATGTTGGTGGATTTGAGATACGCGATATGCGCGTCGCGATTGTCCAAGCGGGTCTGTAGCGCGCCAGGCTTGTCACGGGCGATTAGGGCAACCAGCATTTATTCTTCCTTCAATGGTCTGGACAACAACATATCCATTGCATCCCGAACCTTCAATTTTCCTTGGACCAATCCGCAGACAGCTGTGGTCACGGGCAGATCAAGACCCTGGTCCTGGGCAAGCTGGGTCATGGCACGTGCTGTCGCCGCACCTTCGACGGTAACAGTCTCGTCAAAGACATCGCCTCGACCGATACTTTGACCATACATGTAGTTTCTGGATTGCTCAGACGTACAGGTCAGAACCAGATCACCAAATCCCGACAGACCAGACAACGTGTCCCGCTGCGCCCCGTGTGTCGTAGCAACACGCACGATTTCAGCAAACCCGCGCGTCATAAGCGCCGAGCGTGCGCTTTCGCCCAGACCCGCACCGATCACCGCACCGCATCCGATGGCCATCACATTTTTCAGGGCACCACCAAATTCTGCGCCAATGACATCGGTGGTGCGATAAACCCGAATATTGGGGGTAGTGAGTTGCGCCTGTATGCCTGTACCCGACTCCGCATCCGCGCAGGCAAACGTCAAAGCCGTTGGCAACCCACGCGCCACATCCGCCGCGAATGAGGGGCCTGTCAGTATGGCACTAATCCCTTGCGGCCGAAGCGCTGAGATCACCTTCGTCGGGCTCAGCCCAGTTCCAAGCTCCATTCCCTTGCAACAGGCAATCAAGGGCCCCCTACCAAGCTGAGCAACATGCGACTCCAGAAACCCTCGTAGTTTCTGTGTTGGTACAGCAAGAAGCGTCAACTCGCCGTCTTTCGGTGCAGGCATAGCTGAGGTCACAGTCAAATTGTCAGGTAACCTGACACCCGGCAGGCGCTTGCGATTTTCACGGGTCTCCTGGATCTCTTTTGCCTGCACTTTATCCCGGAGCCAGAGTGTAACCGGTCCGTTTTGCGCCAAGGACACAGCTAGGGCTGTGCCATACGCCCCTGCGCCCATCACATGGATCATGCTTTCGCACCTTTCTTCCCACTGCCCAACAACGCGGCACTGCTCGTATCCAAAGGCCAACGCGGCCGGGCACTCAGGGACATGTCATCGACGCTACCTGCCCTGAACTGTTCCCCTCCCGCATAGGCAATCATCGCCGCATTGTCCGTGCAAAGCGAAAGAGGCGGCGCTACAAATACCGCTCCAAATGCACTTGAAACTGCCTCCAGCTTGGCCCGAATGCGCGTATTGGAGGCGACGCCACCCGCAACGGTAAGAACCGTATTTTCACCCAATTCTGCCGCAACTTCCTGCAAAGCACGGCGCGTTTTTTCGGCCAGTACATCAGCCACCGCATCCTGAAAGCCAGCACACAGGTCGGCACGGTCCTGTGTCGACAAGCCACCCTTGTCAGCCACAACTGTATCCCGCGCTCGGATCACAGCGGTTTTCAGTCCCGAAAAGGACATGTCGCAGCCAGGTCTGTCAAGCAAGGGCCGGGGAAAAGCAAACCGCGTCGCGTCCCCCTTTGTCGCGTCTCTTTCTACTAACGGGCCACCTGGTTGCGGCAATCCCAGAATCCGCGCAGTTTTGTCGAAGGCTTCTCCCGGGGCATCGTCAATTGTGCCTCCAAGACGCCTAAAGGTATTGCA
This window harbors:
- a CDS encoding FliM/FliN family flagellar motor switch protein — its product is MADDLDVPERNETETRNPFSAVPIEITISVGKARPLIRDLLKMGKNAVLPLDKRVDDAVELYVGERLIARGELEEMQGENLGRLSVRLTEVADLQDGLG
- the fliP gene encoding flagellar type III secretion system pore protein FliP (The bacterial flagellar biogenesis protein FliP forms a type III secretion system (T3SS)-type pore required for flagellar assembly.); the protein is MTFSHRASLLALVFLVASYVTPAFGQELSVSLGEGESISARAIQILVLVTVLSLAPGLAIMITCFPFMVTVLAILRQGIGLQQSPPNMLLISLALFLTYFVMEPVFNEAWSAGIVPLLQEEISTEEGVRLALDPFRAFMSSRIDQDTYLAMASLRPEFQDVPDTSSAPLSLLIPSFMLSEISRAFQVGFLLFLPFLIIDLVVAAVLMSMGMMMVPPAIVSLPFKLAFFVIADGWTLVADGLVRGYF
- a CDS encoding flagellar basal body P-ring protein FlgI: MKTLFKFLTLVSLLWCAFVLNADVAASPIRLKDLVEFDGVRGNDLIGYGLVVGLNGSGDGIRNAPFTEEIMSNILERLGVNITGEQFRPKNVAAVFVTASIPPFSRSGSQIDVTVSAIGDAKSLLGGTLVMTPLNAADGQIYAVAQGTVIAGGSAAEGEAGAVVQGVPTAGVIPSGARIEREIDFELSALNTMRLALREPDFTTASRIEASINAEFGRPVALMLDPGTVKIDVDATNARSTAHALSRIENLLVEPERRARVVVDQRSGTIVMGEDVRISRVAVSQGNLTLRVEESPLVVQPNPFSQGETVVVPRTTAEIEEEPGIGLAEVRPGTSLSEVIAGLNALGVSPRDMIDILKSIKAAGALHAEFVVR
- a CDS encoding flagellin, whose product is MVDFTLGDLSRNFVLRRQNTFLKQNLERLTQELSSGRTTDVAAHLSGRLAPLSDLEHESKILKSQSVVVAELQSQASVIQIALKNIQAQTSSLADDLAVASVSISAVNVDALSGEAKATLESVISSLNTRYSGRSLFSGTTVDISPIENIDGILSGLAATIAGETTAADVLAAADNYFDAPGGGFETDIYLGATENLSPVSLGSGDSVLLDVRADDPVFRTTLKAVALSAMLGDLSGSLDVAEQRRLAENLAELTLSNQSQITGLRAELGYAEQRIDAAATRTATEIQAVDLGRDALLGVDPFQTATDLEATQNQLETLYTITSRSFRLSLVNFLS
- the flgK gene encoding flagellar hook-associated protein FlgK; its protein translation is MSISSALSNALSGLAASSRSAGVVSNNLANVLTEGYAPRGIELTTRSDGHGGGVSIGSVTRNVDAVLLGERRLADSAMAYNTPLADFATGLEAEIGIPGKTGSLSDRFARLEAAFIAASATPEDDIRLSEVALRADQLGEKLNAISDHIQTERVRADEKIAQAVGAINTKLEQIQRLNAQIANANNAGHPNASLQDERQSAIDTLAEYVPVRLTPRTNGTVAIYTPGGAVLVDGKPASFSFTSSNLIEPHMTVENGLISGLEINDVPVAASGDRSPISGGRLAALFEVRDSLSVTAQSEIDAIARNLVERFQNPGLDPTTAATDPGLFTDGGTFFTSSNELGLAGRISVNHIVVPDKGGDLRHLRDGLGALAAGPTGNGVLLNAFKDALNGTNAMASGGLGATQRSFDGHIASLASKVSHQRLTFEENLSFATAQQTSLVELELQNGVDSDAELQRLLLVEQAYGANARMIQTVEDLLDTLLRI
- a CDS encoding flagellar hook protein FlgE, producing MTISSALNASVAGLGANATRLAAISDNIANSATYGYKRVEADFQSMVISSSGGSYSAGGVRSSTQRLIDESGSLVSTSNATDLAVRGRGMLPVALSSEVEVANGAHQMFLTTTGSFRTDADGRLVTESGLVLLGWPANPDGTVPEFPRDTSDGLQPVQINVNQLTGEPTTRLDLGVNLPATETESSAPGDPQQLSIEYYDNLGKSENILIQFTPTIPATGSSNQWTMTLTDSAQAGAVVGEYVLTFDDSRTSGGTLQNVATTSGGTYNATDGTILVNVDGGPMEINIGNLGASNGLTQLSDSFAPLSISKDGSPVGNMIAAEVDENGFVHASFDTGITRIIYQVPLVDLPNPNGMVAMDQQTYLPSPDSGSFFLWDAGDGPTGDVVSFAREESATDVAGELTDMIQTQRAYSSNAKVIQTVDEMLQETTNIKR
- a CDS encoding flagellar motor protein MotB translates to MSGSGENAAPVIIKRKKVTGGDGHHGGAWKVAYADFVTAMMAFFLLMWLLNATTEKQRKGIADYFSPTVPISRVSGGGDGDFGGESVFSEVVLPQNGTGATQMRPTESSQARGEMGLNEDGASSDTIDESQQDVLVQAKENIEDILAGKSGESTVSKDTRRHIVTRVTDEGLIIEIFDRDNAPLFEGNTDQETQLLQEIVALVAAASRLVENDVAIEGHVRAAPVVKKENPVWDISIARADRVRELLEDANLTTERISRVTGHADREPTTSNKMSVRNNRLEVILLRDGSP
- a CDS encoding DUF1761 domain-containing protein — protein: MEIVNVVVAAIASYAFGTVWYMTLANPWMDAAGVAKGPDGRPENSGNPLPYILAFVAALLVAGMMRHIFELSSIDTIGKGFVSGLGIGLFLASPWIMINNAFAGRPFRLILIDGGYATFGCAIIGFVLTLF
- a CDS encoding EVE domain-containing protein; amino-acid sequence: MRYWLFKSEPSTWSWDQQVAKADDGEEWDGVRNYQARNFMREMKVGDRGFFYHSQTEKAVVGIVEVIAEAHPDSTTDDDRWECVDIKALWPVEAPVTLEMIKADPRLDDMVLVKNSRLSVQPVTAEEWKVVCGLAGISP
- a CDS encoding YciI family protein, producing MLVALIARDKPGALQTRLDNRDAHIAYLKSTNMVSQAGPLLDANEDMIGSLIVLDVEDMAAAETWAASDPYAKAGLFQSVELIPWKKVI
- a CDS encoding NAD(P)H-dependent glycerol-3-phosphate dehydrogenase; the protein is MIHVMGAGAYGTALAVSLAQNGPVTLWLRDKVQAKEIQETRENRKRLPGVRLPDNLTVTSAMPAPKDGELTLLAVPTQKLRGFLESHVAQLGRGPLIACCKGMELGTGLSPTKVISALRPQGISAILTGPSFAADVARGLPTALTFACADAESGTGIQAQLTTPNIRVYRTTDVIGAEFGGALKNVMAIGCGAVIGAGLGESARSALMTRGFAEIVRVATTHGAQRDTLSGLSGFGDLVLTCTSEQSRNYMYGQSIGRGDVFDETVTVEGAATARAMTQLAQDQGLDLPVTTAVCGLVQGKLKVRDAMDMLLSRPLKEE
- the tsaD gene encoding tRNA (adenosine(37)-N6)-threonylcarbamoyltransferase complex transferase subunit TsaD; this translates as MTNALTVLGIESSCDDTAAAVVRLSDSGADILSSIVKGQNDLHAAYGGVVPEIAARAHVEKLDTCIEEALTVAQVELKDINTIAVTAGPGLIGGVLSGVMCAKGISAASGIPLVGVNHLAGHALTPRLTDNIAYPYVMLLVSGGHCQLLLVSDCNTFRRLGGTIDDAPGEAFDKTARILGLPQPGGPLVERDATKGDATRFAFPRPLLDRPGCDMSFSGLKTAVIRARDTVVADKGGLSTQDRADLCAGFQDAVADVLAEKTRRALQEVAAELGENTVLTVAGGVASNTRIRAKLEAVSSAFGAVFVAPPLSLCTDNAAMIAYAGGEQFRAGSVDDMSLSARPRWPLDTSSAALLGSGKKGAKA